In Lolium rigidum isolate FL_2022 chromosome 7, APGP_CSIRO_Lrig_0.1, whole genome shotgun sequence, the DNA window ttgcttaaccactgctcgccggtgagttttggcaggcaacacattctggcacgcccggtgggaccatcttcgacaacatccacgtcaacacctgcgtccgagatggcggacgaaccgatcaagtacgaggatctccctgcggagcacaagaagaaatacgatgagctgaagcccatctgtgaagccgaactcatcggctcctttgagaagacccggtcgcacggcatcaggtttaaaggattcactccccaaggcgttcttgatggtttggatctgtctctccctacggaggaacgtaccagagccctgcgggcaggaaatcaactacgttgtggctcattcgctgcatcggcattccgagagcctggtgaatactttggagcgcgtcgtgcttcatgtggtccaagaaatcatgaagcatcagtactccccctcaggacctgtgctagggactcaccagggagagatgcaactccacaccaggccaccattgtcgtacgcgatggcagctccacaacaacaaggttcaccggcatacgttgtctacaaggttggaggtgatcctggcgactatcaattcctatatgagccgcccaaggagatcccacatggatacgtatgcacatacgtgccggactgcaacaactggacgcaagcgatccagactccaacaggagggattgccggagcaggagcaattgttacgGCGGGAGGGATGGCGGCAGCAGCAGGGGGTTtgggagcagatgctgagaaacaagcgtggctagctaaatacgccaccgcaCCAAGTCCCGAAAGCTCAACTGCTACAACTTCCACCGTGGATCGGATCAGTGcgccttgagagaccagttcggcatcccgccgaagaagaaaataatcggctactccaagccgtaccccaacgagtttgaccctgatcccgctgccacctaagtatcggctcctcgacttcacaaaattcagtggatcagaaggatctagctccatcgagcatgtgagccgatacttggcccaactaggcatggtttcagcatcggatcagTTGCGTGTGAGAtttttcgcgcaatctctcaccggtccagcttttgggtggtacacctcgttgcggcCAAATTCGGTTCGATCTTGGAAGCAAATCGGAAGAGCGAtttcacacacaatatcattcgaagctatcgaagctggcattgccgatctgacccagtTTCGGCAAAGGCGCGGGGAGACAGTatctgaatacattcaacgtttcagaactgtcaagaaccaatgttattcggttcatttgtctgagaaagaagcagtcgagctggccgtggcaggcctcgcagcacCACTCAACGatccgacgttccaagtggagtacaattcgttggcgcacatggtccgagAGACTAACGTtgtatgaacaagcgccacccgtaACCGTACtaagacaagtacaagcgcacgataggcccGGTCGATGCCGAGGCGGATGAGGATCCTTCCGAAGATCGAgaagtcgcggtggctgaatgggctcggccgGCAGTGCactgtgtcccgcaaatgggtgaatcaaccggggccgccaagagggtttgactttgacttgagcaaagctgagcagatttttgatttgctgctgaaggagaaacagcttgaagttacccgaaggccacaaaatccccacgtcacgaggagatgaacggtaggccataccgcaaatggcatcacacgttcactcatgccaccaacgaccgcaaagtattgcgcgcacggattcaaatggcgatagaatcaggccgattaactttcggacaatttgctatggaggttgacacacgtccgttcctcggcgtcaacatggtggatcttagccactccataggGCGCAAGCCGcagttctcttttgatgtcaacatggcagggcttgtgaatcgccatggcaaagataaagcagaaagcagccactcccatggcaaggataaagaggaggccgatccacgcgaccggccccatgatgatgatagacggtacctgaccgaggaggaagtgagaagcgtgcggtatcaacgtccactctccgcgcatctccttaacaaatatgaacagcagtatgaccggcgtcggcgctacgacgtagatgatgagagacatcgtcggtctgatgAAGAGGTCAGGAGGTATCGTCGACGTGACGAAGCAACCACGGGTACGagcttcacgctagagggaggtcaagggagcaagataacatggataggcattgggactgtcctttctttaaacattgctgggactcaggaatgagccgattgccaacaatcgagaactgcccagaatgcagacagcgaAGGAAAGGGACAAACAAGGTtttagtgttcgagcgtctaggacctctcccacctcagaacaaacgagctgagtcatctcaagaagaagactttgaggagtcagatggtgaaggagataggtatcaccggccaaggtggtgccctgatggactcagccattctcagaagcgtagggtgcagcggctacgaaacctggaggaagccgaggcacattacctgtacacgttgaggaaagtgcggcccgatctggccgtgaaaattcagcaaacgttggagacggagacgcgcccgccgaagaaagtgtggcgccccaaatagacaaaagccgatgcagaggcatcgactgatacaaacatagtgtccatgatcctgacagagtagcaagatccaagacaatagacgtacgtggcgaggccgatcccagcgatcggcCCCCAAAAAAAATGGGAAGCAGaaatctcatctcaagcatgccacgtagctacagtaagAAATCAAGATATGGTAAAGCTTCACTAAGCATTGCACATGAAGAAGGAGGCcgtttctagcaatcggccaaaattatcctcgacatatgtttttgcctgggttcagcattgatctaacaggaaatgcctgaagagccgataccctcaattacttgaaagaatcggctcggggggcacctaggtggataaaacacgaggatgtgAAGTTTGAAGTAGCTTTcagatgcccagcagcccaagatatattctttgatgatgatgggtattgaagtatgggggccgatacataaatcggccgtaaaaaaattccaaaattcagaaaattttaagcacagccgatgcgcagacatcgacttaaggatagaaagccgatgcatggccatcgactcaagaggtacaactgttataagcagaggctcaatggagcagGTGTCGGGTTACgaggagaggctctactggatgaactcctaaatggaattgtttggtgactcagatcctctcttcaagaacctccaacttctttttgcaagtattcgagtccgcaatatcagctggggcaagtttgagggatcacaaccctgaccaacaacaagaacagcatggacgtgcagatcaggttaaggatgggttgcatcaatccGCCGAAGGtaaggagccgatctgatcagcaagacgcaagaaGTGAACTAGAAaatctcggggggcagctcaccctgaaggttctctgttctggggagccgattttgttgaaatcggctggctctgcattatgacttggaagccgatggtggcacatttggttggctcactgctgttctcgccttgattgaggctcggggggcaactgaccgcgtagatattctgttcttaagaagccgattgagatttcatcgagctggccctccatcataatcttcttcaaagggATTGAGCAGGGTTAAAGAAtatcactgaggagatttgcgagcaggtgaCATCTGTTCTCCAGAAGTttcggcttcagcgtcaagtcgtttcagcagcggtctcggggctctcttgaaggcgttggtcttccacattgtccaccagaactcAAGGGCATCGGTCGAAGAaatgaaggactgatgcgttaACATCGGCTTATTggacattgaccaagttcacggtcactccttagtcgaaaaggtgaagggcggattatgagggaccgatgcgttgccatcggctcattgaacatTGACCGAGTTGACAATCGGTAAAATCAGtacgaggggaaatcggctaaattagtataaaaggaaatcggcaaaatcaaattggggaaattcttcattgataaacgagatttcttacataaggagctggttgctctcaaaaggaattactaggggatacatttccccatctactactggccctatgctaaagatcctatctaggggccgttgctgccctcttcgtcgtcatcgtcgtcgccgctgtcggcgctgctcccggccggctcgtcgtcgttgctgtagcggccaccggcaggaccctcgttgtcctcgtcctcctcttcagcgtcgtcgtcgtcgctgtcgaagtcgctgaggttcccgggccaggggcagaagcgcttggccggcggctcgtcggaggagctgtcgtcctcctcctcctcctccttctcctcctcctcggaggaggttggGCCGTCCCAGGGgaggcgatcgtcatcgctctcctcctccgattccccgttggcgaggaagcggaggtcactctccccgtcggtcaaggacttgtcgtcctcgaaccagacggagaagtcgtggctcgactcgtccccggcctcgatggcgcgaagggtgttggccgcgtgggcctccactgggttccactccggcgtcggctcgcgggaggaggaggactcgatggaaagacccgatgaggcggaagaagaagaagacatggtggtagaggagggcttttggagtgctaatgcgaaggggatgaagaggagaactgtttgatgcggttaaataaaaggagatggagtgAAGGTTTAATgatcgagcagttctcgagggcgtggtgccaaaactgtcaaatcgtgcagagaagttgggaaggcgagtcgtcatgatgaaaaatactgcgacggttctgctctgccacgacatgacccttcgaaggaaaaacgagtggttttgaaattatcattaccaaaaccggggggcatgtgttatcaccggattttggccaaatcgggagataggccgtaagtgagatgggcttaaaggatctacgcgtggaggatctccgaagcggccttgcacgagaatttgggctaaattgcccgtgtatctgtattatagtagatcgcatcttagtttggaagttagagtttaacccgtgcacggtttggtgcacgcccgaattagaaagtcccccggactataaatatgtatctagggtttatgaaataaacaacaatcatcgttcacaacaaacacaaaccaggcgcatcgccaccccttcttcgagggtttccttccgggtaagcatcatgctgcctagatcgcatcttgcgatctaggaagtatgtatttattcgtctaccttgtgctactcgtgctgaagcgttgttgatggcgagtagcactgcttatcttaggtgttttggggcttgcattgatgcttttcttatgcatatctgcttagcaatgccgtcccttgacacctagctgcccttacgcctatctgggcgtaagggcagcatcttgcttgttcggtacttagtagatccgatgcaaggattagtttaatatctgcatgattaggccttatgctggggttggaggatccggtagtgcgctaggtgctgtttaccgttcctataagggatgttccgggaattaacgtaatgttggtttttaggcctcttctagggatagtttgcatcatctttcgtatctgctaggcccaactacgtgtaggatgttccggttatgcggtgaaaaccctaaactgtcgtagattggtttagctttgtgttgatcaagcaggatccccatgtcattgcaaatccagcgtgaaccatggggcgatcagctctttgagccgatccacagggcaacctgagagccgatagggctcgtatttaatgtttacgtgtctaccatgcaggaacaatcgaagcaatctaacaccttcctgatcgggtctaggtcgggtggcacgcccttgcaaccgccgggacgtgagcaggaaacttgcgggacgacgcgaggtgccagggtccactaagcggccttgggagcctcccggctcttcgtgttgcttaaccactgctcgccggtgagttttggcaggcaacaacttCACCAACAGCGCCGCCTTCGCCGCTTCCTTGTCGTTctgctccaccttcacctccggcttcgggatgaggagggcaacATCACCACGCCTTTGTTGTTGTCGGCTCCCGCTGCCGCTGCCGACGCGCCTCGGATTGAcgtgcgtcgccggctcctccttcaccacgtgcttgcggacggtgtagggcgcggagCGGTGCGACtacgacggcgtcgatcgggccggccttgacgaggaagagttggacgtcctcctcggctgccagcgcGCTGCGGGAGACGGTGGCGCTGAGCACGGCTCCTCCAACGTTGGAGCACCGTTCTGGATGCCGTCGATGACGTTCTCCAGGGTgctccccggaacgccccagaagagGAGGCGCTCGTCCCTGTTTCAGCTGTTCGGCCCGCCGACGAGGCCGGTGGTGTTGTGCATCTCCATGCCGCATTGCACCTGGAAGTAGGCGATCCACGAGGCGTCGTTGCCGGtggccgcccaggtcggatcggcccgcTCGTCGGCGTCGAGTGCAGACCGTCGGGCCCTAATGGTGTCCCTCCAGCGCTGCGTGCCCGGTGACGGCGGCAGCGGGACAcctatgccgttcacggccatcttccagccgccgctgcttggcatgcacatgtccggcgggacgggatatcccgcgcggtacaacgcccacgcctccttcATGGTGAGGCTGCCGTGGCCGAAGCCGTtcaccgcggcgatcttgcgggaggacgacgacagtggttggagcggcgaggagaagatctgggagcgaCGAGGGGAAGATTTGTGAGCGGTGAGAGATTGGGATGAACCGCAGTGCCTCTTAATGTACAACAGCGGCAAGCGAAGCGGCAGTGGGTCGTtggacgcaataacgccggcgcgtacggccacgcggccatgcacaacGAGATGCGTCTCTGCGTCGCCTAGGAAaactgggacgccattaacgtcgcttgaccaaaagtAGGCGACGGGATTTTAGGCTTCCGAACCGCTGACACGTCGGCCCCCccacgcctcgcttttcgttatgTCCGGTGTGCCCGGAGCATCCCTGTGGGGTggtgacgggctcggggcgccggacaccatattagACCGTGCCAGACAAAAAACGGCTTTGGAAAACGCGGCTGAAAACGTTTGTTTTGTCCGGCGTGCCTCAAATCTCCTTGGGGGGGCGTGAATGGAGATGCACTGAGACTTCCTCCTATACTCCTCTCAGTCTCTCACCCACCTTCCTGTTTCGTCTAAATCTCACCCCAAATTCTCCCGATCTCATCCCAATTTCTGTAAGAACTCTACGGCCAGAGAACAGCGTGCAGAGAACGAGATCAGTGCAGAGAGAATTAACAGTAAAATCAAGCAGTGACTCTAGGCTGCAGATCTTGCACTCAGACTATGTGCATTGAAAAAATATGGCATGAATCAGGTTTCATGAACAGGAGGCTGTAACCCTACATCAGGTCAGAGGCAGGAGTATCATGCTGCGTAACACGCAAATCGCTCCATTACAGGATGAGCATTGCAAAGCTTCAGGAACAAATTTTAATTATTCAACTGAAATGCCGACTGTGGAGTCACATGGCCTCTGACTTCAGAAACAACGTTTTCCTCCTTACTGTTGGGCCTCCGGCACTTTCTTGTCCAGATACCTGTCAAATCCAAACAAAGACATCAACATCATTTTACCATAGCATACACTTCGGTACAATCCTCGTATTACAACCGATAGGAGTTTAATCAATATACTGCAGGTATAATTGCAAAATGGAACACCATGCATCTGGTAAATGTTTGGTGGTGGGCTACTACTAATGACAGGAAGCAGGAACAATTGTGCTGCCGACGTCTTACCCTTGAGCCTTAGCGCAGCGAGATAAATGGTAGAGCTGGACGGTTTCATTGGAGGCATGGCACGCCAAAAGCAAGTAGTTTCGGGGCTGTACCATCCATGCGAACCTCATAAAGAGTCCAGAATACACACACATGGCTACATAAAAATAATAGGCGTTATTGATTAAGTTGAGATCAGTTCATCGAACTGGAATTGCGGCTTGTGCGACAGATCTCTGAGTATTTCACCTACCTGCTGTCATATTGCCGGATATCATTTCAGGAGGCTTGTTCAAGTCAACCAAGCCCTGCAACCAAAATAAAATTAGAGGGATAATTCACTATAGTGTCCAGATGATAAATGTTAAGTAAAGTCAAGGTAGAACCTAAGGCGACTATTCAATTACGGAAGCCTATTTCCTTACTCCCGACCAACatactcccacatctgatctatcACTTGCACAAATGTGTTATAATCATTTATGTGAATGATGAAGAGTTCATCAATTGCTCATCCTCGCGCCGCCTAAGAAAACTTTGAAGAGGATGGAAAAAATTGAGCAAGGTTTTCTCTGGGAGGGACGCACCGCTGCCAACGGCGGCAGTTGCCAATGAACTGGTGGCGTGTGTTCCGGCCAACCTCCCTTGGTGGCCTCGTGCTACGTACTAGATCGCGGACCTCGCGTCTCGCACAGGTATCTGGATCATAGTCTCGAATTCGATTACACTTTGGAAGAGTTTGTGCGGAAGAGGAGATCTAAGAGGAAAGAAGGGGAGAGCGAGTCTGCTCAGTACATTCAACGATAGCCTCTCATGTCGATCCTCAGGCAGAGATCACGTGCTCTGCCGCTGTGTCCTTGGCGGGCTGGGCCTGTCGTCCCTTGGGCCTTGCCTTGTGCTCCTGGGCCCGCCTGATGTCCCGTTGACGACGTCGCCTATGGTGTGGTGTCGTAGCATTCCCCCCTTCTTGAGAAACTGCTTGCCCCCAAGCAGGTGCTCCAGGGAAACGGCAACGCAGTGCAGCTTCCGATTCCCAAGTGCAGAGAGTAGCAGGGAGCCCTGTCCAGGAAACCAGCACTTGCGGAATGTGTCCCCGTCCATGTCGGATAAGACGATTCTGCTGTACCTTTGCAGGCTGAACCAGGAAAAGTTCATCAGTGAGGAAATTGAAAGAAAGGTCGGTTGTATGCACCTGACTGGGAGGAACCATCTTCTTCAGTTGTGAAACATGGAGCACTGGATGAACTTGGCTATTGTCCGGAAGCCGTAACTTGTATGCTACCTTACCAACACGAGCCAGAATTTCATAAGGCCTGAAATACTTGAATGACAGCTTGTGATTTGCTCGTTTAGCAACAGAAGTTTGAGCATATGGCTGCAGCTTCATATAAACTTTGTCGCCCACTGCAAATTCTCTTTCTGATCGCTGCTTATCCTCCTGATGCTTCATACGCTGCTGCGCTCGTAACAAGTGTTGTTGGAGTAACACTGCTGTTTCCTGACGCTGCTGCAGCCACCCAGCCAAGTCAGGAGAAGTGGAGGACTGCAAGTTACTGACTCCCAAGTGTCTTGGTTTGTAGCCATAGAGTACCTCGAAGGGTGTCTTACCAAGAGCTGAATGATAGTTCGTGTTGTACCAGTATTCTGCCAACGGCAACCACTGAGCCCACTGCTTCGGCGAAGCGTGCACCGCGCAACGCAAATACGTCTCGAGGCATTGGTTTAACTTCTCTGTCTGGCCGTCTGTTTGTGGGTGGTGAGCCGAACTCATGTTCATCTTGGTGTCAGAAAGACGAAACAGTTCTTGCCATAATTTGCTTGTGAAAAGAGGATCTCGGTCCGAGATGACAACACTTGGTAACCCGTGGAGCCGATAGACAGTGTCAATATATTTCTGTGCCACTGTCAATGCAGTGAATGGATGGCGGAGAGGGATGAAATGACCATATTTGGTATATTTGTCGATGATCACTAAGATGCTGTCGTACTTGTTGGACTTGGGCAAACCACTCACGAAATCCATGCTGACTGTATTCCAAGCTTCTGTCGGGATGGGAAGAGGGCTAAGCAATCCTGGAGTGCGCACGTTCTCCGATTTGGCCTGCTGACATACAGTGCATTGTTGCACATACTGCCTGACATGTTCTTTCATTTTTGGCCAAGCAAATAATTCCTTGATTCTTTGATATGTAGCTAAGAATCCAGAGTGACCTCCAATTCCACTGTTGTGCAGAGATAGCAGAATAGCTTGATGTGCCTCAGTATTGTTACCCAGCCAGAGTCTATCCTTGTAGCGAATGAGCCCCTGCTGCAGCGAGTAGCCATTTTTGTTGGGGCTGGAGAGGGAAAGTTCCTGTAGCAGTGCTTTTGTTTGCTCATCTGCAGCATAACCATCAGTAATAGATTCGAGCCATTTAGGGCGAGACAGGGAGATGGCATAGAGTGCATTGTCAGCAGGGAG includes these proteins:
- the LOC124678522 gene encoding mitochondrial pyruvate carrier 1-like, which produces MATAFKSFVNSPVGPKTTHFWGPVANWGFVLAGLVDLNKPPEMISGNMTAAMCVYSGLFMRFAWMVQPRNYLLLACHASNETVQLYHLSRCAKAQGYLDKKVPEAQQ